A window of Torulaspora globosa chromosome 8, complete sequence contains these coding sequences:
- the AEP2 gene encoding Aep2p (ancestral locus Anc_8.847), giving the protein MLKQNHGVAKILRAFSSTLAMDHAAAEAMKIGISHVMDNAAGVIPSTSETTAVGATSTIRDTLSRLEDLHAVSRISYRSRRKESIPTNKLRADLRKRQHVRCLIDIMIQDHLNKHFISKLFHDNEISKSEFSMLVNRLLKERNLEAKLSNIVPDTVHTEILFRLFEIYCEFALQNPAGKLTVSELHDVNLFIKTFIDEAQLGKAQRCLQFVLDRQGLESTLHSGDVWTIIHFLQLRCGAVVKFWDTVQGDKRMLGQNSTTFKQPKTFKSWNNQAFSKVISVILKDKAWLSRNSTELSSAIIYSLANMGQAKLIEQFIELKWGVPQSGSVKLHNAVAPEAGTLIAIVSSFCLKASDMSKGLAYLDQLLKQYPEIKLEKLFWRRLLQLSFQSWDKHKDKKGQVCHASWEIMKQWHDEKSMNMSYDHGTLELLYQLFQTTNNGREAMEVISRCFGSLYARQGYQRSASEMGLLQKYQKLALKTMALKGNYHKPLQFIKEWHVDRANQQLLIQYFTRQRQRYILRQKRIGAKRDELQTQYDAMEEEDMLLGRLW; this is encoded by the coding sequence ATGCTGAAACAGAACCATGGTGTTGCCAAGATCCTCAGGGCGTTCAGTAGTACGCTTGCGATGGATcatgcagcagcagaagcgatgaagataGGCATTTCGCATGTGATGGATAATGCTGCCGGTGTCATTCCCTCGACAAGTGAGACCACTGCCGTAGGTGCAACATCCACTATACGAGATACGCTGTCGAGGCTGGAAGATCTTCATGCAGTCTCCCGTATCTCATACAGAAGTCGCAGAAAAGAAAGCATTCCTACCAATAAGCTGCGTGCAGATTTAAGGAAGAGGCAACATGTAAGATGTTTGATTGACATAATGATTCAAGACCACTTGAATAAGCATTTTATCTCTAAGCTTTTTCATGATAACGAGATCAGTAAATCGGAGTTCTCGATGCTCGTCAATAGACTACTGAAGGAGAGAAATCTGGAGGCAAAACTGTCGAATATTGTTCCCGATACAGTCCATACTGAGATTTTATTCAGACTGTTCGAGATTTACTGTGAGTTTGCGCTACAAAACCCTGCTGGTAAACTCACGGTATCGGAGCTGCATGATGTAAATCTGTTCATCAAGACTTTCATAGACGAAGCACAGCTTGGAAAAGCACAACGGTGCTTGCAGTTCGTTCTTGATCGGCAAGGTTTAGAATCCACTTTACACTCGGGCGACGTTTGGACAATCATTCACTTCCTGCAACTGAGATGCGGGGCAGTTGTGAAGTTTTGGGACACTGTTCAGGGCGACAAGAGGATGCTTGGGCAAAACAGTACTACCTTTAAGCAACCAAAGACATTCAAGTCATGGAATAATCAAGCATTTTCAAAGGTGATTAGCGTGATATTGAAGGACAAAGCCTGGCTAAGCAGAAACTCGACGGAGCTGAGTTCAGCGATCATCTATTCGCTGGCTAACATGGGCCAAGCAAAGCTGATTGAGCAGTTTATTGAGCTCAAATGGGGCGTACCGCAGAGCGGATCTGTCAAGCTGCACAACGCCGTAGCACCCGAGGCCGGAACGCTGATAGCGATTGTCTCATCTTTCTGTTTAAAGGCAAGCGACATGTCCAAAGGACTTGCATATCTCGACCAACTTCTCAAGCAATACCCCGAAATTAAGTTGGAGAAATTGTTTTGGAGAAGGCTACTACAGCTGAGCTTTCAGTCTTGGGATAAACACAAGGATAAAAAAGGTCAGGTTTGCCACGCCAGTTGGGAAATTATGAAGCAATGGCACGACGAAAAGAGCATGAACATGTCTTACGATCATGGGACCTTGGAACTTCTGTACCAGCTCTTCCAAACGACCAATAATGGAAGAGAGGCCATGGAAGTGATCAGTAGATGCTTCGGATCTCTATACGCGAGACAGGGCTACCAAAGGTCAGCCAGTGAGATGGGACTGCTACaaaaatatcaaaaacTGGCGCTTAAAACAATGGCATTGAAAGGAAACTATCACAAGCCTCTCCAGTTCATAAAGGAATGGCATGTTGATCGAGCAaaccagcagctgctgatTCAATACTTCACGCGACAGCGTCAGAGATACATCTTACGACAAAAAAGGATTGGCGCGAAACGAGATGAGCTGCAGACCCAATACGATGCAatggaagaggaagatatGCTACTGGGTAGACTTTGGTGA
- the GPI12 gene encoding N-acetylglucosaminylphosphatidylinositol deacetylase (ancestral locus Anc_8.846), with product MNISAASVKIVKLILLAWLLFVVSTARIAARNSLQWSRHLNVATEQVDSITLIIAHPDDEVMFFAPTLLQLDHLLPESVQFNFVCLSKGDADSLGPIRERELRKSARLLMGRSGRGFEVFQHDFPDGFDETWDVRSVASSIEDSVFIDGRAPRTVLVTFDEHGVSGHPNHVACHRAVKHIVAQRPGVQALLLKSHHGNIVLKYCGFVYDVLKLYFETFLERSDSGLSFVNTFPQYLLAFASMANAHESQLVWYRYGWWSLSRFVFVNDLEVVVQ from the coding sequence ATGAATATCTCGGCTGCCTCGGTTAAAATTGTCAAGTTAATCTTGCTTGCATGGCTGCTCTTCGTGGTTTCTACCGCCAGAATTGCAGCTCGTAATAGCTTGCAATGGAGTCGTCACTTGAACGTTGCCACGGAGCAGGTAGACTCGATTACCTTGATTATTGCTCATCCTGATGACGAAGTGATGTTTTTCGCGCCTACTCTGCTGCAATTGGACCATCTGCTTCCGGAGAGTGTGCAGTTCAACTTCGTCTGTCTATCCAAAGGCGATGCGGATTCGCTGGGGCCGATCAGAGAACGTGAGCTGCGCAAGTCGGCTAGGCTGCTGATGGGTCGCAGCGGGCGCGGATTTGAAGTGTTTCAACACGATTTCCCTGATGGGTTCGACGAAACGTGGGACGTTCGTTCCGTGGCCTCGAGCATCGAGGACTCAGTATTTATAGATGGTCGTGCTCCGAGAACCGTCCTGGTGACCTTCGATGAACATGGAGTGTCGGGCCATCCAAACCATGTGGCATGTCATCGCGCTGTGAAACACATCGTGGCTCAGAGACCGGGCGTGCAGGCGTTGCTCCTCAAGTCTCATCATGGCAACATCGTCCTGAAATATTGCGGGTTTGTATACGACGTGTTGAAGTTGTATTTTGAAACGTTTCTGGAACGCTCCGATTCGGGCTTGTCCTTTGTAAACACATTCCCACAGTATCTTCTGGCATTTGCCTCGATGGCAAATGCTCACGAGTCCCAGCTGGTATGGTACCGGTATGGTTGGTGGAGTCTTTCGCGGTTCGTTTTCGTCAACGATCTGGAGGTTGTCGTGCAATAA
- the CAT8 gene encoding DNA-binding transcription factor CAT8 (ancestral locus Anc_8.845), giving the protein MKSEKTVNDGPKIIRTMGSQALGGLNSLASGRNSQNSSMSRSPSAGVEDGQNAIAIRGSKKAKSPSVVLEQTPSQRLPRLNTELAEVGSFTSVSSMGNSNLRVAQACDRCRSKKTRCDGKRPQCSQCAAVGFECKISDKLSRRAFPRGYTETLEERVRELEAENRRLVALCDIKEQQIHLVSHCSPGKGKQNGKPQESDEQMLQELRSANGGQLRLSSTNLFLLNRARDSNQATTEEDHGFETQKIQDSQQGKTHMCDGLHCSDKLHSKPVSTSLNDPTCVSFEQDEAPGLPAVKALTTMATRERSTQLAALVALSVLRSTEEILFMPQLLARIMQIHGFTSKQCLYTVSLLSSLKSNLPEPQLLKWDQLDCLKTTNLWEIDNLEQFFSETLKFRILEDGTKENKDEESSFGLSIAEIDELVELFFEFWSPHIPILDRQEFFSYYNKLKSDVETQPGLFQDGSNNFTRRNNIISYKIFACILFTVCQMGLLMKVKRDKITDTSSKCIKLISYYHRAISLIYSNAYFSVLTTSLQSVQFLSLLLFYFLNTGNVSAVYELRGRVVSMAQQLRLHRCPSAVLSGSGSTMNKMEQGDRRVLFWGIYYLDVFSALQLGVPRLIKDFEIECALPVADNENKKVNLAGQMIRLEGHVSQFSLAMIRYAKVLGNILDTIFKRGMTESITKKSALIHENALDNWRRGLPHGLTFEIDVNGTINMDEFNRLKQESGIDGQMKNMILILFYFLAKCMIHLPVIATTRLSSNDDSNGEMKDENSAQLDKRNETESELAVRSSSSYVLLQQATNTMLGIMNSLQSIYLPLPINVARQKTVYSLISARGSLEYIKGGALYLDSKALLLDVVKSIEEDRKLEIPGIISWHSLKLLDMTINLLLQPANIKVEKLDKLLKKKLNYYNRLMGQPMLRTPSGKQEVSKKRKSAGDVEDYSRPSTADIIRTSNLTPVSSKSDDSPQEKRVKLEDEPEKHTGLQHSKSLNQTTAPVATQTAIAEALQLDPVLSSNILSDADLAAFFGGHLSLPNSNLFAPVPQPVNPEKSVPPFTGKSAHDTQLKHQMPNSGSKLELDGLFRVPSNANFLIDEHFPSGGSQLDLALLASNHQSSGFGSNGNNPLRKQNDLVPSTNHPVPHISNNSNPSAYHDGFGTAASGHFGATAINGASGFNFSVDASLGLAPLLDWSPEMHHSPSKTISHHSDNSGIILDSTIHHEEELANGSRAPTTAMTRTGSGQGSAHGSHFTPAQSHQVDQLPTGLHDGDDPGQPMLTLGSRRGPRRRHMAFSSAQDSGLAANRTSRDQDLNNLFYWQNSK; this is encoded by the coding sequence ATGAAAAGCGAAAAGACTGTCAATGATGGTCCTAAGATTATACGTACGATGGGTTCGCAGGCGCTAGGTGGACTGAATTCGCTTGCTTCTGGACGCAATAGCCAAAACTCATCAATGTCACGATCGCCTAGTGCAGGAGTAGAAGACGGGCAGAATGCGATAGCAATCCGGGGTTCGAAAAAGGCGAAAAGTCCCTCTGTTGTGTTGGAGCAGACTCCCTCGCAGCGGCTGCCACGGCTCAACACTGAACTTGCCGAGGTAGGCAGCTTCACGAGCGTGAGTTCAATGGGGAACTCGAATCTGCGAGTAGCTCAGGCTTGCGACAGGTGTCGCTCAAAGAAGACGAGATGTGATGGGAAGCGGCCACAGTGTTCGCAATGTGCTGCTGTTGGCTTTGAGTGCAAGATTAGCGATAAAttgtcaagaagggcattTCCGCGAGGTTATACGGAGACATTGGAGGAAAGGGTTCGAGAGCTGGAAGCTGAAAATAGGAGACTGGTAGCCCTGTGTGATATTAAGGAGCAGCAGATACATTTAGTTTCGCATTGCTCACCAGGTAAGGGTAAGCAGAATGGCAAGCCGCAGGAGTCGGACGAGCAGATGTTGCAGGAACTGAGAAGCGCCAACGGGGGTCAGCTCAGGCTTTCATCCACGAATCTTTTTTTATTGAACAGAGCGCGAGATTCAAATCAAGCAACGACGGAGGAAGATCATGGCTTTGAGACCCAGAAGATACAAGATTCGCAACAAGGTAAGACGCATATGTGCGATGGTTTGCATTGCAGCGATAAACTGCATTCGAAGCCGGTCTCTACCAGCTTAAATGATCCAACGTGTGTCTCCTTCGAGCAGGACGAAGCTCCAGGACTGCCGGCGGTTAAGGCATTGACTACGATGGCCACtagagaaagaagcacCCAATTGGCCGCGCTAGTAGCGTTGTCGGTCCTTAGATCTACGGAAGAAATACTTTTCATGCCACAATTGCTAGCGAGGATAATGCAAATTCACGGGTTCACATCGAAACAGTGTCTTTACACTGTCTCGCTATTGTCGTCTTTGAAGAGTAATTTACCAGAACCGCAGCTATTGAAATGGGACCAATTGGATTGTTTGAAAACCACCAATTTATGGGAAATTGATAATCTCGAGCAGTTTTTCAGCGAAACGCTCAAATTTCGTATACTCGAAGATGGTACCAAGGAGaacaaagatgaagaatcttCGTTCGGATTGTCAATAGCCGAAATTGATGAGTTGgttgagctcttcttcgagttctGGTCACCTCATATTCCGATACTGGATAGACAGGAGTTTTTTTCATATTATAACAAGTTAAAGAGTGATGTCGAAACACAGCCAGGTCTCTTCCAAGATGGCTCCAACAATTTTACCAGAAGAAATAATATTATTAGTTACAAGATTTTTGCATGCATACTTTTCACGGTGTGTCAGATGGGTTTATTGATGAAGGTAAAAAGGGATAAAATTACAGATACCAGTTCCAAATGCATCAAACTGATCTCGTATTATCACAGGGCAATATCTCTCATTTATTCGAACGCTTACTTCAGCGTATTAACCACCTCACTGCAGTCAGTACAGTTTTTATCATTGCTGCTTTTCTATTTCCTTAATACAGGTAATGTATCAGCTGTTTATGAGCTGCGAGGTCGGGTGGTATCAATGGCCCAACAGCTACGGCTCCATCGTTGTCCCAGTGCTGTCTTGAGCGGCTCCGGATCAACCATGAATAAGATGGAGCAAGGCGATAGAAGAGTACTGTTTTGGGGTATATACTATCTGGATGTGttttctgctttgcaaCTCGGAGTTCCTCGGCTAATCAAggattttgagattgagTGCGCTTTACCTGTCGCTGACAATGAAAATAAAAAGGTTAATCTTGCGGGGCAAATGATTCGGTTAGAGGGCCACGTAAGTCAATTTTCTTTGGCTATGATAAGATATGCCAAAGTGCTAGGTAATATTTTGGATACGATTTTCAAGAGGGGGATGACCGAATCGATTACAAAAAAGTCAGCATTGATACATGAAAATGCTTTGGACAATTGGAGGCGCGGCTTGCCACACGGGCTTACATTCGAGATAGACGTAAATGGCACCATTAACATGGATGAGTTTAACAGATTAAAACAGGAGAGTGGAATAGATGGACAAATGAAAAACATGATATTGATCTTATTTTATTTCCTTGCAAAATGTATGATTCATTTGCCTGTCATTGCTACTACCCGTTTATCATCAAACGATGACAGTAATGGCGAAATGAAAGATGAGAATTCTGCTCAGCTAGATAAACGAAATGAGACTGAGAGTGAACTTGCTGTTAggtcgtcatcgtcataTGTCCTGTTACAACAAGCCACTAACACCATGCTCGGTATTATGAATTCCCTCCAGTCAATCTATCTACCTCTTCCGATTAACGTGGCCCGCCAAAAGACAGTATATTCTCTGATAAGCGCCAGAGGATCTTTGGAATATATTAAAGGGGGGGCACTATACCTGGATAGCAAGGCGCTGCTTTTGGATGTTGTTAAAAGTATAGAAGAGGATCGCAAATTGGAAATTCCCGGAATTATATCCTGGCATAgtttgaagcttttggaTATGACTATAAATCTCTTGCTGCAACCTGCAAATATCAAAGTGGAGAAACTGGAcaaattgctcaagaagaagctcaactACTACAATAGGCTGATGGGCCAGCCAATGTTGAGAACTCCTTCAGGTAAGCAAGAGGTCAGcaaaaagaggaagagtGCTGGAGATGTTGAGGACTACTCTAGACCCAGCACAGCCGATATCATCAGAACAAGTAATTTGACACCAGTGAGTTCGAAAAGCGATGACAGCCcgcaagagaagagagtCAAGCTTGAGGATGAGCCAGAAAAGCATACTGGTTTGCAGCATTCGAAGTCGTTAAATCAGACCACAGCTCCAGTAGCGACCCAAACTGCGATAGCTGAAGCACTTCAGCTAGACCCCGTGCTGAGTAGTAACATTCTCAGTGACGCAGATCTAGCAGCATTTTTTGGTGGCCATTTGTCGCTGCCCAACAGCAATCTTTTTGCACCTGTCCCACAGCCAGTAAACCCGGAGAAGTCTGTACCTCCGTTCACAGGCAAGTCCGCTCACGATACTCAGCTTAAACACCAAATGCCGAACAGTGGTTCCAAGTTAGAGCTAGACGGACTCTTCAGAGTCCCAAGCAATGCCAACTTCCTGATAGACGAGCACTTTCCATCGGGGGGCTCGCAGCTCGATTTAGCGCTTCTGGCAAGCAATCACCAGAGTTCAGGCTTCGGTTCCAATGGCAATAATCCGCTCAGAAAGCAAAACGACTTGGTCCCTTCGACAAACCACCCTGTCCCTCATATATccaacaacagcaacccGTCTGCGTACCACGATGGCTTCGGCACAGCTGCTAGCGGTCACTTTGGTGCAACTGCGATTAACGGCGCTTCCGGATTCAACTTCTCCGTGGATGCGTCGCTTGGACTTGCCCCTCTACTAGACTGGTCGCCGGAGATGCACCACAGCCCCTCCAAAACCATCAGCCACCACTCTGACAACAGTGGAATCATTTTGGACTCCACCATCCAccatgaagaagagctggcgAATGGCAGCAGAGCTCCTACCACTGCTATGACACGAACGGGAAGCGGCCAAGGATCTGCACATGGCTCCCATTTCACTCCTGCTCAATCGCACCAAGTAGACCAACTTCCTACTGGTCTCCACGACGGCGACGACCCGGGCCAACCGATGCTGACGCTGGGTTCTCGCAGAGGTCCCAGACGCCGCCATATGGCCTTCTCGTCGGCACAGGACAGCGGTCTGGCCGCAAACCGCACCAGTCGTGATCAAGATCTAAATAATTTGTTCTACTGGCAGAACTCTAAATAA
- the NAB6 gene encoding Nab6p (ancestral locus Anc_8.844): MAMQSKGSAHQNQQPNHTEYGGSGKMMNTPVVYPQMGSMGNQFVNAQPVFYHAGPVMNAPPTPFDTAYGVTLLPSHLLMGSPFVSSPDLFQQSHYHQYANQRRHGSSHSKPSSGRSFAKVATAYPAPPPLSSPPISRNAGFPINSREFGRDSYYKPIRTADASKLFGDPFIVTYTILPRGNDEFRTRSLLLENVNNSTDLHAFVTNHTISAPVESVYMFEKEKGSNHVSILLSFFSRTICLDFYNSVLQRFSEYKSDLDSKGLTLSFVSLEYKVPGTDREVVEHEDDTKLDAFSITAAGSLRYDIINRGAARSIAITFDKACSKNELIDKKLEFLKAKNNSRYVLESVDLISANEPTKNFPENYAILTFLNIFMAVEMLDYIRLHSQKLGIVNCFFVSVLPQSSDSKRRSVSASSNSKSSESGNISYRDKNGSITSLESCSSLLSLDPEVDEVTSRLEKSKLEKCLLEIRASQYKDPTFQAYTDHLSNVTVSEAASMEFQLHLPRPQEVTVNEISLPSRGLSFSGEMDVIRGGQRFNTATQPIPHLTSFTNTPDSPYMPPHSASRENNINKQITQNLQQHYATSAEVSSSMGGGVGNRTIYIGNIHPRSKAEDICNVVRGGILQGIKFLPERHICFVTFIEAASAVQFYTNAFIDPIVLHGNMLKVGWGHHSGPLPKSISLAVTVGASRNVYVSLPEYAFKDKYINDPQYKEYAQKYKLPTEQQLRKDFSHYGEIEQINYLSDGHCCWVNFMNISAAIKLVEEVKYDDEKKSQEFFNNRYEGLIIGYGKDRCGNVNKNLIAGKNSRFYKKVKKPSFNIRLSKMEAERRQHEESLRNQQRNNSEKLIQFGSLGITLDREGKKSFDDNSVTDSEVEVDFVEGTKKTVKQEDGKESEQEERELLKLSNKSEISEGLGITDSAANEKKNKNLSDLASSASNDEEAASHSRSDVSSEIELIIQTPADDRREVQASQPPEGSLKKTKSISEKDKKSTAYDVSTTFSGLSLDANPPMAPATISRNYSLMLKKQYEDDKLNETKVNKGQDASGEVPEVSNHRKGRSKRRQGKFIPGSDVMAQYLAQLQHSTFIYAANILGASSEEESLDGNRKS, from the coding sequence atggcaaTGCAATCCAAAGGCAGCGCTCATCAGAATCAGCAGCCAAATCACACAGAATATGGCGGTTCAGGGAAAATGATGAATACTCCGGTAGTATACCCACAGATGGGGTCCATGGGAAATCAATTTGTAAACGCGCAACCTGTGTTCTACCATGCTGGTCCTGTGATGAACGCGCCTCCTACTCCGTTTGATACAGCATATGGGGTTACGTTGCTGCCCTCTCACTTGTTGATGGGCTCTCCCTTCGTATCTTCGCCAGATCTGTTTCAACAATCGCATTACCATCAGTACGCGAACCAGCGCCGTCACGGTAGCAGCCACTCCAAGCCCTCCTCCGGGAGAAGCTTCGCTAAAGTGGCGACCGCGTACCCGGCTCCACCTCCTCTCAGTTCACCGCCGATCTCAAGGAATGCGGGCTTTCCGATCAATAGCCGTGAGTTCGGTCGAGATAGCTACTACAAGCCGATTCGGACGGCAGATGCTTCCAAGCTTTTCGGAGACCCATTCATTGTGACTTACACAATCCTACCGAGGGGCAATGATGAGTTCCGTACACGGTCTTTACTACTCGAGAACGTGAACAATTCGACAGATCTTCACGCTTTTGTCACTAATCACACCATATCAGCTCCGGTTGAGAGTGTTTATATgtttgaaaaagagaagGGCAGCAATCATGTCTCGATACTGTTGAGTTTCTTCTCGCGCACAATCTGTTTGGATTTCTACAACAGTGTGCTACAGAGGTTTTCTGAGTACAAATCGGATCTTGACTCTAAGGGCCTTACCTTGAGCTTCGTCTCGTTAGAGTACAAGGTGCCAGGTACTGATCGGGAAGTGGTTGAACATGAGGATGATACTAAACTCGATGCATTCAGCATCACTGCGGCGGGCTCGCTTCGTTATGATATAATCAATAGGGGCGCTGCCAGATCCATAGCAATAACATTTGATAAAGCATGCTCAAAGAACGAACTCATAgataagaagctggaaTTTCTTAAAGCGAAAAATAATAGCCGGTACGTCCTCGAATCTGTTGATCTGATCAGTGCGAATGAGCCCACCAAGAATTTTCCAGAGAATTATGCAATCTTGACTTTTCTGAACATATTCATGGCAGTCGAAATGTTAGATTACATAAGGCTACACTCACAAAAGCTAGGGATCGTTAACTGCTTTTTTGTCTCCGTGCTACCACAATCGTCCGATAGTAAAAGGCGTAGTGTTTCCGCATCTTCCAATAGCAAGTCGTCAGAGAGTGGGAACATCAGCTATAGAGATAAAAACGGAAGCATCACAAGTTTGGAATCCTGCTCTTCCTTATTGTCGCTTGATCCAGAGGTTGACGAGGTCACAAGTAGACTCGAAAAGAGTAAGTTGGAGAAATGTTTGCTGGAAATAAGAGCATCGCAATACAAGGATCCCACTTTCCAGGCTTATACGGACCACTTGTCGAATGTAACAGTCTCTGAAGCGGCTTCCATGGAGTTTCAATTACATTTACCAAGACCTCAGGAGGTTACCGTGAATGAGATCTCGCTTCCGTCTCGAGGTCTGTCTTTCTCTGGCGAAATGGACGTCATTCGAGGCGGTCAGCGCTTTAATACAGCGACACAACCGATCCCTCATTTGACTTCATTTACAAACACTCCAGATAGTCCTTATATGCCTCCTCATAGCGCAAGTCGGGAGAATAATATCAATAAACAAATAACACAAAATTTACAACAACACTATGCAACTTCGGCAGAAGTATCCTCTTCTATGGGAGGCGGGGTAGGAAACAGAACGATCTATATTGGAAACATACACCCTCGCTCGAAAGCAGAAGATATATGCAATGTTGTACGCGGGGGCATATTGCAGGGTATTAAATTTCTACCAGAAAGGCACATATGTTTTGTTACTTTCATTGAAGCGGCGTCCGCAGTTCAGTTCTACACTAACGCTTTCATCGATCCAATAGTACTTCATGGCAACATGTTGAAAGTGGGTTGGGGCCACCACTCAGGGCCACTACCCAAATCTATCTCTTTAGCGGTAACTGTTGGTGCTAGTAGAAATGTTTACGTTAGCTTACCAGAGTACGCCTTTAAAGACAAGTACATCAATGATCCCCAGTATAAGGAGTACGCGCAAAAATACAAGCTTCCTACTGAGCAACAACTGCGCAAGGATTTCAGTCATTATGGGGAAATAGAGCAAATTAACTACCTGAGTGATGGACATTGCTGTTGGGTTAATTTCATGAACATATCGGCAGCTATTAAGTTAGTCGAAGAAGTCAAGTATgatgacgagaagaaaTCGCAAGAATTTTTTAATAATCGATATGAAGGACTGATAATAGGCTATGGCAAAGATCGCTGTGGCAACGTTAATAAAAATTTAATCGCAGGGAAGAATTCAAGATTTTACAAAAAGGTAAAGAAGCCCAGTTTCAATATAAGATTGAGTAAAATGGAAGCGGAAAGAAGACAGCATGAAGAAAGCCTGAGAAACCAGCAAAGAAACAACAGTGAGAAGTTAATTCAATTCGGTTCTCTGGGAATCACTCTGGATCGTGAAGGGAAAAAAAGTTTCGATGACAACAGTGTCACTGATTCTGAAGTAGAGGTTGATTTTGTAGAGGGAACTAAGAAAACTGTAAAACAAGAGGATGGTAAGGAGtcagaacaagaagagagagaaCTATTGAAGTTAAGCAACAAgagtgaaatttcagaAGGATTGGGGATCACTGATTCTGCTGCaaatgagaagaaaaacaagaacttgagcGATTTGGCGTCTTCTGCGtcgaatgatgaagaggccGCCAGTCATTCTAGATCTGACGTTTCGAGTGAAATTGAGCTCATAATACAGACCCCTGCGGACGACAGGCGTGAAGTTCAAGCATCACAGCCCCCTGAAGGATCATTAAAGAAGACTAAATCGATATCAGAAAAGGATAAAAAGTCTACTGCATATGATGTCTCGACTACGTTTTCTGGCTTATCACTCGACGCTAATCCGCCTATGGCTCCGGCGACAATATCTCGCAATTATTCTTTGATGTTAAAGAAGCAATACGAGGATGACAAACTCAATGAGACGAAGGTAAATAAAGGTCAAGACGCCTCGGGCGAGGTACCAGAAGTAAGCAACCATCGCAAGGGACGCTCAAAAAGACGCCAAGGGAAGTTCATACCAGGATCCGACGTGATGGCTCAATATCTTGCCCAACTGCAACATTCTACTTTCATTTACGCTGCCAATATTTTGGGTGCTTCAagtgaggaagagagcCTAGATGGAAATAGAAAATCGTGA